A single Streptomyces mirabilis DNA region contains:
- a CDS encoding glutamate ABC transporter substrate-binding protein yields the protein MIRTTRTRLAVAALVCVALLTAACGKEGSPPTKGPAAGKLPHYQVAEGFELPSSPTWERARKRGYLNIGVKEDQPYLGEKNPASGTYSGFDIEIARMMSASLGFDPSTIRFKTIASANRETALQNGQIDFYVGTYTINDNRKKLVGFAGPYYMAGQSLLVRKNEKDIHGPQDLAGKRVCSAAGSTPYQRIQTDYPRATLVAYDTYSVCVDNLLTYQVDAVTTDDAILIGYAAKVPDELKVVGKPFSKEPYGIGVPRDDNALRFALDDALEAREKNGDWKRAYEATLGLSGVPAPTPPAIDRYPAS from the coding sequence ATGATCCGTACGACACGTACGCGCCTCGCCGTGGCCGCCCTCGTGTGCGTCGCGCTGCTGACGGCCGCGTGCGGCAAGGAGGGCAGTCCGCCCACCAAGGGACCGGCCGCCGGCAAATTGCCCCACTACCAGGTGGCAGAGGGCTTCGAGCTCCCCTCCTCGCCCACCTGGGAGAGGGCCAGAAAGCGCGGCTACCTCAACATCGGCGTCAAGGAGGACCAGCCGTACCTGGGCGAGAAGAACCCGGCGAGCGGCACCTACTCCGGTTTCGACATCGAGATCGCCAGGATGATGTCGGCCTCGCTCGGCTTCGACCCGAGCACCATCCGCTTCAAGACGATCGCCTCGGCCAACCGCGAAACCGCCCTGCAGAACGGCCAGATCGACTTCTACGTCGGCACCTACACCATCAACGACAACCGCAAGAAGCTCGTCGGCTTCGCGGGCCCCTACTACATGGCCGGTCAGTCGCTGCTCGTGCGCAAGAACGAGAAGGACATCCACGGCCCCCAGGACCTCGCCGGCAAACGCGTCTGCTCGGCGGCCGGCTCGACGCCGTACCAGCGCATCCAGACCGACTACCCGAGGGCGACGCTCGTCGCCTACGACACCTACTCGGTCTGCGTCGACAACCTGCTCACCTACCAGGTCGACGCCGTCACCACCGACGACGCGATCCTGATCGGCTACGCGGCGAAAGTGCCCGACGAACTCAAGGTCGTCGGCAAGCCGTTCTCGAAGGAGCCGTACGGCATCGGCGTGCCGCGCGACGACAACGCGCTGCGGTTCGCGCTCGACGACGCGTTGGAGGCCCGAGAGAAGAACGGCGACTGGAAGAGGGCGTACGAGGCGACGCTCGGGCTCTCCGGAGTGCCGGCGCCCACCCCGCCCGCCATCGACCGCTACCCGGCGAGCTGA
- a CDS encoding amino acid ABC transporter ATP-binding protein: MAVDPLIELQDVNKHFGELHVLQDINLTVGKGEVVVVIGPSGSGKSTLCRAINRLETIESGAIRLEGQPLPDEGKALARLRAEVGMVFQSFNLFAHKTILQNVSLAQIKVRGRKKEEADRRSLELLDRVGLASQAPKYPAQLSGGQQQRVAIARALAMDPKALLFDEPTSALDPEMINEVLEVMQQLARDGMTMVVVTHEMGFARSAANRVVFMADGRVVEDRNPEEFFTNPRSDRAKDFLSKILKH, translated from the coding sequence ATGGCTGTCGATCCTCTGATCGAACTGCAGGACGTGAACAAGCACTTCGGCGAGTTGCATGTCCTCCAGGACATCAACCTCACCGTCGGCAAGGGGGAGGTGGTCGTGGTCATCGGCCCCTCGGGGTCGGGCAAGTCAACCCTGTGCAGGGCGATCAACCGGCTGGAGACCATCGAGTCCGGTGCCATCAGGCTCGAAGGACAGCCGCTGCCGGACGAGGGCAAGGCGCTCGCCAGGCTCCGCGCCGAGGTCGGGATGGTCTTCCAGTCCTTCAACCTCTTCGCCCACAAGACGATCCTGCAGAACGTCTCGCTGGCCCAGATCAAGGTCCGTGGCCGCAAGAAGGAGGAGGCCGACCGGCGCTCCCTCGAACTCCTGGACCGCGTGGGCCTCGCCTCCCAGGCCCCGAAGTACCCGGCGCAGCTCTCCGGCGGCCAGCAGCAGCGCGTGGCCATCGCCCGCGCCCTCGCCATGGACCCCAAGGCCCTGCTGTTCGACGAGCCGACCTCGGCACTCGACCCCGAGATGATCAACGAGGTCCTCGAAGTCATGCAGCAGCTCGCGCGCGACGGCATGACCATGGTCGTCGTCACCCACGAGATGGGCTTCGCACGCTCCGCGGCCAACCGCGTCGTGTTCATGGCCGACGGCCGCGTCGTCGAGGACCGCAACCCCGAGGAGTTCTTCACCAATCCGCGCAGCGACCGTGCCAAGGACTTCCTCTCCAAGATCCTCAAGCACTAG
- a CDS encoding DUF6278 family protein — MNIPFLGTWRKKHGPAFGVAVFSDGDHDSEGVAELLSECELLRSQAHQAGVELDDSVASLEALDQLLPRWRDDEESLPWLGNDAGLYLGSVIVRTVPGARWEVWPNGHPAVRLASGREIDVVASGHTWASSGAPELSQLYAEVAEG, encoded by the coding sequence ATGAACATCCCTTTCCTCGGCACCTGGCGCAAGAAGCACGGTCCCGCCTTCGGCGTCGCGGTGTTCTCCGACGGTGATCATGACTCCGAGGGCGTCGCCGAACTTCTCTCCGAGTGCGAGCTGCTGCGCTCGCAGGCACATCAGGCGGGCGTCGAACTCGACGACTCCGTCGCCTCGTTGGAAGCGCTGGACCAGCTGCTGCCGCGCTGGCGCGACGACGAGGAAAGCCTGCCGTGGCTCGGCAACGACGCGGGGCTCTATCTCGGCTCGGTCATCGTGCGCACGGTGCCCGGCGCCCGCTGGGAGGTCTGGCCCAACGGCCACCCGGCGGTGCGGCTGGCCTCCGGCCGGGAGATCGATGTGGTCGCCTCCGGCCACACCTGGGCGTCCAGTGGCGCCCCCGAACTCTCCCAGTTGTACGCCGAGGTGGCGGAGGGGTGA
- a CDS encoding exodeoxyribonuclease III, producing MRIATWNVNSITARLPRLLAWLESSGTDVLCLQEAKVAAEQFPVDELRELGYEAAVHATGRWNGVAVLSRVGLEDVVKGLPGDPGYEGVEEPRAVSATCGPLRVWSVYVPNGREVDHPHYAYKIQWFEALKAAVAGDAAGSRPFAVLGDYNVAPTDDDVWDISLFEGATHVTPAERAALAALRESGLSDVVPRPLKYDHPFTYWDYRQLGFPKNRGMRIDLVYGNEPFAKAVTDSYVDREERKGKGASDHAPVVVDLDV from the coding sequence ATGCGCATCGCGACCTGGAACGTGAACTCGATCACCGCTCGCCTCCCGAGGCTGCTGGCCTGGCTGGAGAGCAGCGGCACGGACGTGCTGTGCCTCCAGGAGGCCAAGGTCGCCGCCGAGCAGTTCCCCGTCGACGAGCTGCGCGAGCTGGGCTACGAGGCGGCGGTCCACGCGACCGGGCGGTGGAACGGCGTGGCGGTGCTCTCCCGCGTCGGCCTGGAGGACGTGGTCAAGGGGCTGCCCGGCGACCCCGGTTACGAGGGCGTCGAGGAGCCCCGGGCCGTCTCCGCGACCTGCGGCCCGCTCCGCGTCTGGTCGGTGTATGTGCCGAACGGACGCGAGGTGGACCACCCCCACTACGCCTACAAGATCCAGTGGTTCGAGGCCCTCAAGGCCGCGGTCGCGGGCGACGCGGCGGGCAGCCGCCCCTTCGCCGTGCTGGGTGACTACAACGTGGCGCCGACGGACGACGACGTCTGGGACATCTCCCTCTTCGAGGGGGCCACCCACGTCACCCCGGCCGAGCGGGCCGCCCTCGCCGCGCTGCGCGAGTCGGGCCTGTCGGACGTGGTCCCGCGGCCCCTCAAGTACGACCACCCGTTCACGTACTGGGACTACCGCCAGCTCGGCTTCCCCAAGAACCGAGGCATGCGCATCGACCTGGTCTACGGCAACGAGCCGTTCGCCAAGGCGGTCACCGACTCCTATGTGGACCGCGAGGAGCGCAAGGGCAAGGGCGCGTCGGACCACGCGCCCGTCGTGGTGGACCTCGACGTGTGA
- a CDS encoding MBL fold metallo-hydrolase, whose protein sequence is MKLTKKSHACIRLEKDGRVLVIDPGTFTEEDAAVGAEAILVTHEHLDHFNEDRLRAGLESNPAAEIWTLKSVAEKISAAFPGRVHTVGHGDTFSAAGFDVQVHGELHAVIHPDIPRITNVGYLIDGGRVFHPGDALTVPEQPVETLMLPVMAPWNKIAEVIDYVREVKPQRAYDIHDALLTDLARPIYDHQIGSLGGSEHLRLTPGASAEV, encoded by the coding sequence ATGAAGCTCACGAAGAAGTCGCATGCCTGCATCCGTCTCGAGAAGGACGGGCGTGTGCTCGTCATCGACCCGGGGACCTTCACCGAGGAGGACGCGGCCGTCGGCGCGGAAGCGATCCTGGTCACGCACGAGCACCTCGACCACTTCAACGAGGACCGGCTGCGGGCCGGCCTGGAGTCCAACCCGGCGGCCGAGATCTGGACCCTGAAGTCGGTCGCGGAGAAGATCTCCGCGGCCTTCCCGGGCCGTGTGCACACCGTCGGTCACGGCGACACGTTCAGCGCCGCGGGCTTCGACGTCCAGGTGCACGGGGAACTGCACGCCGTGATCCACCCGGACATCCCGCGCATCACGAACGTCGGCTATCTCATCGACGGCGGCCGCGTCTTCCACCCGGGCGACGCCCTCACCGTCCCCGAGCAGCCGGTCGAGACGCTGATGCTCCCGGTCATGGCCCCGTGGAACAAGATCGCCGAGGTCATCGACTACGTCCGCGAGGTGAAGCCGCAGCGCGCGTACGACATTCATGACGCCCTCCTGACGGACCTCGCGCGTCCGATCTACGACCACCAGATCGGCTCCCTGGGCGGCTCTGAGCACCTGCGGCTCACGCCGGGGGCGTCGGCGGAGGTCTGA
- the pcaC gene encoding 4-carboxymuconolactone decarboxylase, with protein MSETPMNTLQYRFDGPEEAPVLILGPSLGTTWHMWDRQIPELSKNWRIFRFDLPGHGGAPAYPAGSVTELAGRLLATLDGLGVQRFGYAGCAFSGAIGIELALRHPERIASLAVIAASPRFGSADEFRQRGVIVRSNGLDPIARSSPERWFTTGFAAAQPAITEWAVQMVRTTDPGCYIAACEALAAFDVRAELGRIGVPTLVLVGSDDQVTGPAEARTLVAGIPDARLAVVPGASHLVPVEQPAAVTDLLVRHFSTAWQPAYGSTTGQMAIPAAPVKPVLAAPPPVGPVAEIAPAVVQPAVLGRPDPYDAGIKVRREVLGDAHVDRALASADEFSGDFQEFITRYAWGEIWDRPGLDRRSRSCVTLTALVAGGHLDELAFHTRAALRNGLTPDEIKEVLLQAAVYCGVPAANSAFKVAQQVIREETTPQE; from the coding sequence GTGAGTGAGACACCGATGAACACCCTGCAATACCGCTTTGACGGGCCAGAAGAGGCTCCCGTCCTGATCCTCGGTCCCTCACTGGGTACCACATGGCACATGTGGGACCGGCAGATACCGGAGCTGTCCAAGAACTGGCGGATCTTCCGGTTCGATCTGCCGGGCCACGGCGGCGCCCCGGCCTACCCGGCGGGTTCCGTCACCGAACTCGCGGGGCGGCTGCTCGCCACCCTCGACGGGCTCGGCGTGCAGCGCTTCGGTTACGCGGGCTGCGCGTTCAGCGGGGCCATCGGCATCGAGCTGGCCCTGCGTCACCCGGAGCGGATCGCCTCGCTCGCCGTGATCGCCGCCTCGCCCCGCTTCGGTTCGGCCGACGAGTTCCGGCAGCGCGGGGTGATCGTGCGCAGCAACGGGCTCGACCCGATCGCGCGATCCTCGCCCGAGCGCTGGTTCACGACCGGCTTCGCCGCCGCGCAGCCCGCGATCACCGAGTGGGCCGTGCAGATGGTGCGCACCACCGACCCCGGCTGCTACATCGCCGCCTGCGAGGCGCTCGCCGCGTTCGACGTACGCGCCGAACTGGGCCGCATCGGCGTCCCCACCCTCGTCCTCGTCGGCTCCGACGACCAGGTCACCGGACCCGCCGAGGCCCGCACGCTGGTCGCCGGGATACCGGACGCCCGCCTCGCCGTCGTACCCGGTGCCTCGCACCTGGTCCCCGTGGAGCAGCCGGCAGCGGTCACCGACCTGCTGGTGCGGCACTTCTCCACCGCCTGGCAGCCCGCCTACGGCTCGACCACGGGCCAGATGGCCATCCCGGCGGCCCCGGTCAAGCCGGTGCTCGCGGCACCCCCGCCGGTCGGCCCCGTCGCCGAGATCGCCCCGGCCGTCGTACAGCCCGCGGTCCTGGGCAGGCCTGACCCCTACGACGCCGGGATCAAGGTGCGCCGCGAGGTGCTGGGCGACGCGCATGTGGACCGGGCGCTGGCCTCGGCGGACGAGTTCTCCGGGGACTTCCAGGAGTTCATCACGCGCTACGCGTGGGGCGAGATCTGGGACCGGCCGGGCCTCGACCGGCGTTCGCGCAGCTGTGTCACGCTCACCGCGCTGGTGGCGGGCGGTCACCTCGACGAGTTGGCCTTCCACACCCGCGCCGCCCTCCGTAACGGCCTCACCCCGGACGAGATCAAGGAGGTGCTCCTCCAGGCGGCCGTCTACTGCGGTGTCCCGGCCGCCAACAGCGCCTTCAAGGTGGCGCAGCAGGTCATCCGGGAGGAGACCACCCCCCAGGAGTGA
- a CDS encoding tyrosine-type recombinase/integrase encodes MSFLSEPIKKLPPNSKGKVRYRFVVDAGIDPETGKRKQLRRTFDSLKEARAEYANITNRRHDGSLVPPNKITVNEWLDRWMAMKAEDLEETTIYNYGITLDRVRGRLGSIRLQDLTEEHVEEWRDWALAHGRVRGKRAGTPLSVTSVDMSLARLKEALGRAVTRRLVYVNVAAYVTIPRRARKEERKTKEEVPPWNVQEVQKFINGIRGDRLYAALLLSLMGLRPAEVCGLRWEDVDLENATIVIANTRTMMGNRYVVEKDTKSLAGERDLPLPALVLGALKAFRALQAEERLALGEAYTVSGYVLAHEAGHAFTIKQLRRRAYRLMELLGLRRVRLYDARSSCFTFLANNGVPDHILARWAGHTNVKTTKKWYVKPDVEDLRGAATTWDGLHGGAAEG; translated from the coding sequence GTGAGTTTCCTGTCCGAACCAATAAAAAAGCTTCCGCCGAACTCGAAGGGGAAGGTTCGATACCGGTTTGTTGTCGACGCAGGAATCGACCCCGAAACTGGGAAGCGTAAGCAGTTGAGGCGCACCTTCGACTCGTTGAAGGAAGCTAGGGCTGAGTACGCGAACATAACTAATCGGCGGCATGATGGGTCGCTTGTGCCGCCCAACAAGATCACCGTGAATGAGTGGCTCGACCGATGGATGGCCATGAAAGCGGAGGACCTCGAAGAAACCACCATCTACAACTACGGGATTACCCTGGACCGAGTTCGGGGGAGGCTCGGCAGTATCCGTCTCCAGGACCTTACTGAAGAGCATGTGGAAGAGTGGAGGGACTGGGCGCTGGCGCATGGCCGCGTGCGTGGTAAAAGGGCCGGGACGCCACTCAGCGTCACGAGTGTGGATATGAGCCTCGCTCGGCTGAAGGAGGCGCTAGGGAGAGCCGTTACCCGGCGATTGGTGTACGTCAACGTCGCTGCGTACGTGACCATTCCCCGGAGAGCGCGCAAGGAAGAGCGGAAGACTAAAGAGGAGGTGCCGCCCTGGAACGTCCAGGAGGTTCAGAAATTCATAAATGGAATTAGGGGTGACCGTCTCTATGCTGCGCTTCTTCTTTCGCTGATGGGGCTTCGTCCAGCTGAAGTCTGCGGCCTCCGGTGGGAAGACGTTGACTTGGAGAACGCCACGATCGTCATTGCCAACACGCGCACAATGATGGGCAACCGGTACGTGGTGGAGAAGGACACCAAGTCTCTTGCGGGTGAGCGGGATCTGCCGCTGCCGGCGCTGGTGCTGGGAGCCCTCAAGGCATTCCGGGCTCTCCAAGCCGAGGAGAGGCTCGCTCTGGGGGAGGCGTACACGGTGTCGGGCTACGTCCTGGCGCACGAGGCGGGCCACGCCTTCACGATCAAGCAACTTCGCCGACGCGCGTACCGGCTTATGGAGCTTCTCGGGCTCCGTCGCGTCAGGCTCTACGACGCACGCTCGTCGTGCTTCACCTTCCTGGCCAACAACGGTGTCCCGGACCACATCCTCGCGCGATGGGCCGGACATACGAATGTGAAGACCACCAAGAAGTGGTACGTGAAGCCGGACGTGGAGGATCTTCGCGGAGCCGCCACCACTTGGGATGGCCTGCACGGGGGTGCGGCGGAGGGGTAA
- a CDS encoding IS630 family transposase (programmed frameshift), whose protein sequence is MRYADGGGLTAERRAAREGIRLEAGQRFARGDRTSDIAKDLRVSERSVEQWRRAWREGGMEGLKSKGPAKLPKLSDERFALLEKELAKGPAAHGWEDQRWTLERVRTLIGRQFKVSCSIAGVWRLLHRHGWSWQSPARRALERDEHAVELWKKGRVAAGGSTAAALDAWIVFEDEAGFAMTPPRARTWGRRGQTPVVRVRGRSRRRISVAAMCCYRPGERSRLIYRPRFHSLLKGARKSFAWQDYRDLLVRAHLQLGAPIVVVWDNLNTHRAAGMRKYAADHEWLTIIQLPSYSPDLNPVEGIWSLLRRGPMGNTAFTDPDHLTRTLRRGLAHIQRHPELIDGCLIETGLTLASDPPKPTRKGQ, encoded by the exons ATGCGGTACGCGGATGGTGGGGGCCTGACTGCTGAGCGGCGGGCTGCGCGTGAAGGGATCCGGCTGGAGGCCGGGCAGAGGTTCGCACGAGGTGACAGGACTTCGGACATCGCCAAGGACCTGCGGGTGAGCGAGCGTTCGGTGGAGCAGTGGCGCCGGGCCTGGCGTGAAGGCGGCATGGAGGGCCTGAAGTCGAAGGGACCCGCGAAACTGCCGAAGCTGTCGGACGAACGGTTCGCCCTGCTGGAAAAGGAGCTGGCCAAAGGGCCGGCCGCGCATGGCTGGGAAGATCAGCGGTGGACGCTGGAACGCGTCAGAACGCTGATCGGCCGCCAGTTCAAGGTCAGTTGCTCGATCGCGGGAGTGTGGCGGCTCCTGCACCGTCACGGCTGGTCCTGGCAGAGCCCGGCCCGTCGCGCACTGGAACGTGACGAACACGCGGTCGAGCTCTGGAAGA AAGGACGTGTGGCCGCAGGTGGAAGCACCGCGGCGGCGCTCGATGCCTGGATCGTCTTCGAGGACGAGGCCGGGTTCGCGATGACGCCGCCACGAGCCCGCACGTGGGGCCGGCGCGGGCAGACTCCCGTGGTGCGAGTGCGGGGACGGTCCCGGCGCCGGATCTCGGTCGCCGCGATGTGCTGTTACCGGCCCGGCGAGAGGTCCCGGCTGATCTACCGGCCCCGCTTCCACTCGTTGCTCAAAGGAGCACGCAAGAGTTTTGCCTGGCAGGACTACCGAGACCTCCTGGTCCGCGCGCACCTGCAACTCGGCGCCCCGATCGTTGTCGTCTGGGACAATCTGAACACCCATCGTGCCGCCGGGATGAGGAAGTACGCGGCCGACCACGAATGGCTCACCATCATCCAACTTCCTTCCTACAGCCCGGACTTGAATCCCGTTGAGGGCATCTGGTCTCTGCTGCGGCGCGGGCCGATGGGCAACACCGCATTCACCGACCCCGACCACCTCACCCGAACCCTCCGCCGAGGACTCGCCCACATCCAGCGCCATCCCGAACTCATCGACGGCTGCCTCATCGAAACCGGACTGACCCTCGCTTCAGACCCCCCGAAGCCAACCCGAAAAGGTCAGTAA
- a CDS encoding gamma-glutamylcyclotransferase family protein codes for MQRTCRRPKLWASERFTTPRTLSLLPSSWSLCCSTQPWPESTEAHMRDPNPADRSTGLQAPLPNRLADRATALFVYGTLQFETVLGGLIGRVPERQPTTTLGWRAAALEGRVYPGLVSAPGSEARGLLLTGMSEREWRVLDAFEDDRYDLQRIDLTCRSAAWAYVWPGGEV; via the coding sequence ATGCAGAGAACCTGCCGCCGGCCGAAACTTTGGGCATCCGAACGGTTCACCACACCACGGACCCTGTCGCTACTGCCGTCATCCTGGAGTCTCTGCTGCTCGACCCAACCCTGGCCTGAATCAACGGAGGCGCACATGCGGGACCCGAACCCGGCGGACCGCTCGACGGGCTTACAAGCTCCTCTGCCGAACCGACTTGCTGACCGGGCGACGGCACTGTTCGTATACGGAACTCTCCAGTTCGAGACGGTGTTAGGTGGCCTCATCGGACGCGTCCCCGAGCGCCAGCCCACCACTACGCTGGGTTGGCGCGCAGCGGCTCTCGAAGGCCGCGTATATCCCGGTCTCGTCTCCGCTCCCGGCTCCGAAGCGCGCGGCCTGTTGTTGACGGGGATGAGCGAACGGGAGTGGCGAGTCCTCGATGCCTTCGAAGATGATCGGTACGACCTGCAGCGCATCGATTTGACTTGCAGATCTGCCGCTTGGGCCTACGTCTGGCCGGGCGGAGAAGTGTAG
- a CDS encoding HAD-IA family hydrolase — MWTDFFVAVILSELEGVRKPSPAIYKRALDALGLIGSGCAFVDDHAENLPPAETLGIRTVHHTTDPVATAVILESLLLDPTLA, encoded by the coding sequence ATGTGGACCGACTTCTTCGTCGCGGTGATCCTCTCGGAGCTGGAGGGCGTGCGGAAGCCGTCCCCAGCCATCTACAAGCGAGCTCTAGATGCCTTGGGGCTGATCGGCTCGGGGTGCGCATTCGTGGACGACCATGCAGAGAACCTGCCGCCGGCCGAAACTTTGGGCATCCGAACGGTTCACCACACCACGGACCCTGTCGCTACTGCCGTCATCCTGGAGTCTCTGCTGCTCGACCCAACCCTGGCCTGA
- a CDS encoding aminoglycoside phosphotransferase family protein — protein MTTSPTPTPAVLQAACLAAGLDATDAEPIRLAENAIWRLPGGIVVRITQPGQSAAATREVQVARWLATQGVPAVRALDLRQPVTANGYPVTFWQELPPHEIGTVADVVTLLKQLHALPKPDLPLGELDPFVRVVERIEAASTISDDDRQWLHGRLKELKNQWATRPKGLPECVVHGDAWVGNVARTAAGPLLMDFERASFGPPEWDLVSTAVKLTTTGAVSAQEYAEFCETYGTDVTEWEGYGLLSGARELRMATYAAQHAASRPEWRREAQYRIDCLRDRSGAPPWRWKGIM, from the coding sequence GTGACCACTTCACCAACGCCCACCCCAGCAGTACTTCAGGCGGCGTGCCTCGCCGCCGGCCTCGACGCCACGGACGCCGAACCGATACGGCTTGCCGAGAACGCCATATGGCGTCTGCCTGGGGGGATTGTGGTGCGCATCACTCAGCCCGGCCAATCTGCCGCTGCAACGCGTGAGGTTCAGGTCGCCCGCTGGCTGGCGACCCAGGGCGTGCCCGCCGTACGCGCCCTTGACCTGCGGCAGCCGGTAACTGCCAACGGATACCCGGTGACATTCTGGCAAGAACTGCCACCTCACGAAATCGGGACCGTCGCCGACGTCGTCACGCTCCTCAAGCAACTGCACGCCCTGCCGAAGCCGGACCTGCCGCTCGGCGAGCTGGACCCCTTCGTCCGGGTGGTCGAGCGCATCGAAGCAGCAAGCACAATCTCCGACGATGACCGGCAGTGGCTGCACGGCCGGCTCAAAGAGCTCAAGAACCAGTGGGCTACGAGACCGAAGGGCCTGCCGGAGTGCGTAGTCCACGGGGATGCGTGGGTCGGCAATGTGGCGCGCACGGCGGCTGGCCCGTTGTTGATGGACTTCGAGCGCGCTTCGTTCGGCCCGCCGGAGTGGGATCTCGTGTCGACCGCGGTGAAGCTCACCACGACCGGCGCGGTGTCTGCCCAGGAGTACGCCGAGTTCTGCGAGACCTACGGCACTGACGTCACCGAGTGGGAAGGGTATGGACTCCTATCTGGAGCACGTGAGTTGCGGATGGCGACCTACGCCGCGCAGCACGCTGCCTCCCGTCCGGAGTGGCGGCGTGAGGCGCAGTACCGCATTGACTGCTTGCGCGACCGGTCCGGGGCGCCACCGTGGCGCTGGAAGGGGATCATGTAG
- a CDS encoding ATP-binding protein gives MRDLVRACLRLWGLTELDWRVTLTVSELLTNAFQHARKEHESSVPVKVVLTRTPDGVFLCVSDPHPRFPAPVLAGDNDEGGRGLVLIKKLSDRYGCSSTAHGKDVWATILHSA, from the coding sequence GTGCGTGACCTCGTCAGGGCGTGCCTACGTCTGTGGGGCCTGACCGAACTCGACTGGCGGGTCACTCTCACCGTGTCCGAACTGCTGACGAACGCCTTCCAGCACGCCCGCAAGGAGCACGAGTCCTCGGTTCCAGTGAAGGTCGTTCTCACCCGAACCCCTGACGGTGTCTTCCTGTGCGTCAGTGACCCGCACCCCCGGTTCCCGGCCCCCGTCTTGGCTGGCGACAACGACGAAGGCGGTCGCGGCCTGGTGCTGATCAAAAAGCTCAGCGACAGATACGGCTGCTCGTCCACTGCGCACGGCAAGGACGTTTGGGCCACGATCCTGCACTCCGCGTAG
- a CDS encoding SAM-dependent methyltransferase: MTTYEVESIASVVGGHTRVQDDYQGGVQSVIRLNQGYPLETLQGIEEFSHLTVTWRFHLAQPEDVQLHARSPRGNPQWPATGTFVHRNHRRPNQLAISYPRLLGVEGRDLLVTDLDAVDGTPVVDLAPYFQEMGPRGTVRQPAWPSEMLATYWRDASERS, translated from the coding sequence GTGACGACGTACGAGGTCGAATCGATCGCATCGGTCGTCGGCGGCCACACCCGCGTTCAGGACGACTACCAGGGCGGGGTCCAGTCGGTGATCCGACTCAACCAGGGGTACCCCCTCGAAACCCTTCAGGGGATCGAAGAGTTCTCCCACTTGACGGTGACGTGGCGCTTTCACTTGGCGCAGCCCGAGGATGTCCAGCTCCACGCCCGCAGCCCCCGGGGGAACCCGCAGTGGCCGGCGACCGGAACATTCGTCCACCGGAACCACCGGCGCCCCAACCAACTGGCCATCAGCTACCCAAGGCTGCTGGGCGTGGAAGGCCGCGACCTCCTGGTGACGGATCTCGACGCGGTCGACGGGACACCGGTTGTGGACCTGGCCCCCTACTTTCAGGAGATGGGGCCACGAGGCACCGTCCGCCAGCCGGCCTGGCCGAGCGAGATGCTTGCGACCTACTGGCGTGACGCGTCGGAGCGCTCGTAG